From Zavarzinella sp., one genomic window encodes:
- a CDS encoding calcium-binding protein: MRKIISSQHSKSLRNSTLLHLESLETRDNPSGITAALRHGLLYVYGTENNDSIILQAVNGHIAVTDIAIDHHGSYVGSVPANEVRTILVYGGAGDDLIDLSTHERGMDPIVASSLLYGANGNDVIKGGQGNDQIFAGEGNDTLVGNAGNDVLYGENGDDIGWANEGDDVIYAGDGHDQFFGGSGNDTMYGESGNDLLDGESGNDQIFGGTGNDRIYGGDGTDYLYGEAGHDLLDGQQDDDFLYGGVENDYLYGGNGNDTIFGEAGLDLLDGGSGNDELHGGVENDTILGGSGNDLLIGNAGDDLLYGNEGDDTLLGGENNDLLDGGIGNDFLDGQSAADQVLGGDGDDTIVFTPWEDVVDAGAGTNYFVTPVDTTLRRASRFAPQTNS; this comes from the coding sequence TTGCGCAAAATTATTAGCTCTCAGCACTCTAAGTCTTTACGAAATAGTACTTTACTTCATTTAGAATCACTCGAAACACGAGATAATCCCAGTGGGATTACTGCTGCCCTTCGACATGGTTTACTGTACGTCTATGGCACAGAAAATAACGATTCAATTATATTACAGGCTGTTAATGGACATATCGCAGTAACTGATATCGCCATCGACCACCATGGAAGTTACGTGGGTAGTGTTCCAGCTAATGAAGTACGCACCATTCTGGTTTATGGCGGTGCGGGTGACGACCTGATTGATCTCAGCACGCATGAACGAGGAATGGATCCCATTGTGGCATCCAGCCTCCTTTATGGTGCAAATGGCAACGATGTCATTAAAGGCGGTCAGGGAAACGACCAGATTTTCGCTGGCGAAGGGAACGATACCCTGGTAGGAAACGCTGGCAATGATGTGCTTTATGGAGAAAACGGTGATGACATTGGCTGGGCGAATGAGGGCGACGATGTAATTTACGCAGGTGATGGCCACGATCAGTTCTTTGGTGGCAGTGGCAACGACACCATGTATGGAGAGAGTGGCAACGACCTACTAGATGGTGAATCTGGCAATGACCAGATTTTTGGTGGGACAGGAAATGACCGGATCTATGGCGGCGATGGCACCGACTACCTGTATGGTGAAGCGGGCCACGATTTGCTGGATGGTCAGCAGGATGATGATTTCCTGTATGGTGGAGTCGAAAACGATTATCTTTATGGTGGTAATGGTAACGACACCATTTTTGGCGAAGCAGGACTCGACTTACTTGATGGTGGAAGCGGCAACGATGAACTTCACGGCGGGGTAGAAAACGATACCATCCTGGGTGGTTCTGGAAATGATCTCTTGATTGGCAATGCTGGCGATGATCTTCTTTATGGTAACGAAGGGGATGACACGCTCCTTGGTGGCGAAAATAACGATTTGCTCGATGGCGGCATTGGCAATGATTTTCTTGATGGTCAATCGGCTGCCGACCAGGTTTTAGGTGGCGATGGTGATGACACAATCGTGTTTACCCCTTGGGAAGACGTTGTGGATGCGGGTGCGGGTACGAATTACTTTGTAACACCCGTGGATACAACACTACGACGTGCCAGCCGATTTGCGCCGCAAACGAATAGCTGA
- a CDS encoding methyltransferase domain-containing protein: protein MDKKKKKNVQKWIAQPGAIEREFGIPIAGIIQEKDKWTQTALKSYPSEGKLNWLELFGRAAPVVLDLGCGNGRSTLASAWSRPECDHLGIDTLPVVIRYARRRGNQRGLKNLKFAVGGAYELLDQWVEPGSVAEIHCYHPQPYYDPREVHKRLITPAFLTLVHRALQPDGQFVIQTDHPGYWQYIREIMGYFFQWEERIGPWPDSPKGRTRREIIAIRKGLPVFRGIGAPIRELTEENSIRLAGLLPDPVFEADRRLIELDHQERM, encoded by the coding sequence ATGGATAAAAAAAAGAAAAAGAATGTGCAAAAATGGATAGCCCAGCCTGGTGCGATTGAACGAGAGTTTGGTATTCCGATTGCTGGTATCATTCAGGAAAAAGATAAATGGACCCAGACAGCCCTGAAAAGTTACCCCTCAGAGGGGAAATTGAACTGGCTTGAGTTGTTTGGTCGAGCCGCACCCGTGGTGCTGGATTTGGGATGTGGCAATGGGCGTTCAACATTGGCCAGTGCCTGGTCTCGACCGGAGTGCGATCACCTGGGTATTGATACGTTACCGGTAGTAATTCGTTACGCACGTCGACGTGGCAACCAACGCGGTTTGAAAAACCTTAAATTTGCCGTCGGGGGTGCCTACGAGTTGTTGGACCAGTGGGTAGAACCAGGAAGTGTGGCCGAGATTCACTGCTACCACCCACAGCCGTATTACGATCCACGCGAGGTGCACAAACGCCTGATTACGCCAGCATTTTTAACGCTGGTCCACCGTGCCCTGCAGCCTGATGGTCAGTTTGTGATTCAAACCGATCACCCGGGGTATTGGCAATATATCCGCGAGATCATGGGTTATTTTTTCCAATGGGAAGAACGAATCGGCCCATGGCCAGACAGTCCCAAAGGCAGAACCCGGCGGGAGATCATTGCCATCCGCAAAGGACTACCAGTTTTTCGTGGGATTGGAGCACCGATCAGGGAATTAACCGAAGAAAATTCAATTCGGTTGGCAGGATTGTTGCCCGATCCAGTATTTGAAGCAGACAGGAGATTAATCGAATTGGATCATCAAGAAAGAATGTGA
- a CDS encoding DUF1549 domain-containing protein, whose translation MSGFWMPVTLHSKEPDAAKVAFFEKSVRPLLAEKCFSCHSEAAKKSKGGLVVDSLHGLLTGGDTGPALIPGKPAESLLVEAIQYKNVDLQMPPKARLADNEIAILVKWIADGAVWPNSKTPRKIVKISDEDRQWWAFQPIKRPIVPENAGNPIDHFIDATLREMNLTPSARAEREVLIRRVTLDLTGLPPTPADMESFVQDRDPNAYFKLVDRLLATPRYGERAARLWLDLVRYADSDGYRLDEYRPHSWRYRDYVIAAFNEDKPYDRFVQEQIAGDELFPGDPQALIATGYLRHWIYEYNQRDVRTQWELILDDITDTTADVFLGMGLQCARCHDHKFDPLLQKDYFRLRAFFAGILPREDQIAATPAEQKAYQQKLAVWETKTATIRKELDEIEAPYRKNAAKKAIIMFPEDIQEMINKPASERTAKEHQLAELAYRQVTYEFGRLDNFIKGKDKERVLELRRQLATFDALKPPPLPVAFAVSDVGPKAAEVFIPKRPDNLIDPGFITILDEQPAKIVPSAQSTGRRTALAKWLTSPENPLTSRVIVNRLWQQHFGKGLAVNSSDFGKLGEAPSHPELLDWLASELMNPTVGQHGNPKPWSLKHIHRLMVTSAAYQRSAEHANMESARKIDPENRYIWTRTVQRMDAEQIRDSFLAVTGELTDKTGGPGAAATVPCRTIYTKTLRNQRNPLLDVFDAPFWFSSSSSRDTTTTPVQSLYLFNSQYLLQRSKAFSARLQREEPSNEEARIDAAYRLAFGRAATSEEIAIGKQFLAAQQARIQPEKTESAEAKFEAGKIPFRDGQAADVKLNGKAGFEVPHHAVLPEKDFTLEAYIYPRTIAETGTVRTIISKWAGNNQQPGWAFGITGKKSRRKPQTLVLQMIGKHRDGSFGEEALFSDQHIALNKPYYVAVSFRLATKEQAGEAVFFVKDLSNDDEQLGSVKLPVVTTGGIANNLPVAIGSRKGAGFDGLLDEVRISNKALVNEELLFLKEAVSNNTVGHWSFEPKPNLFHDLTSNQLHIRAVGSSSNAPANLSLAAWNDYCHVLLNASEFFYIK comes from the coding sequence ATGAGTGGTTTCTGGATGCCAGTGACCTTGCATTCGAAAGAACCAGATGCTGCGAAAGTCGCTTTTTTTGAAAAATCGGTTCGGCCGCTTCTGGCTGAGAAGTGTTTTAGTTGCCACAGTGAAGCTGCAAAAAAATCGAAAGGTGGACTGGTAGTTGATTCATTGCATGGTTTACTTACTGGTGGAGACACCGGCCCGGCGTTAATTCCCGGGAAACCTGCTGAAAGCCTGTTAGTAGAAGCAATTCAATACAAGAATGTAGATCTGCAAATGCCACCCAAGGCGAGGCTGGCTGATAACGAAATTGCGATCCTTGTGAAGTGGATTGCTGATGGTGCAGTATGGCCCAATTCAAAAACGCCTCGGAAGATTGTAAAAATCTCCGATGAAGACCGTCAATGGTGGGCATTTCAGCCGATTAAACGACCCATTGTGCCTGAAAATGCAGGGAATCCGATCGATCATTTCATCGACGCAACATTACGCGAAATGAATCTTACCCCTTCCGCACGTGCAGAAAGAGAGGTGTTGATTCGGCGCGTAACGCTGGACTTGACCGGGTTACCTCCGACGCCTGCAGATATGGAATCGTTTGTTCAGGATCGAGATCCGAATGCTTATTTCAAACTAGTAGATCGATTATTGGCCACCCCCCGTTATGGGGAGCGTGCTGCTCGTCTTTGGTTGGATTTGGTGCGTTATGCAGATAGCGATGGCTACCGACTGGATGAGTATCGTCCCCACAGTTGGCGCTATCGAGATTATGTCATTGCGGCATTCAATGAAGACAAGCCATATGACCGCTTTGTGCAGGAACAGATCGCTGGGGATGAACTGTTTCCTGGCGACCCACAAGCCTTAATTGCAACTGGTTACCTTCGACACTGGATCTATGAATACAACCAGCGCGATGTGCGAACACAGTGGGAGTTGATTCTGGATGACATCACAGATACCACAGCCGATGTGTTTTTAGGCATGGGGCTGCAATGTGCCCGCTGCCACGACCACAAGTTTGATCCCCTCCTCCAAAAAGACTACTTCCGTTTGCGGGCGTTTTTTGCCGGAATACTGCCAAGGGAGGACCAGATTGCTGCCACTCCTGCGGAACAGAAAGCCTATCAGCAGAAATTAGCCGTGTGGGAAACTAAAACGGCTACCATCCGGAAAGAACTGGATGAAATCGAAGCACCCTACCGCAAAAATGCGGCAAAAAAAGCGATCATCATGTTTCCAGAAGACATTCAGGAAATGATCAACAAGCCAGCTTCAGAACGCACCGCCAAAGAACATCAGTTGGCAGAACTTGCTTATCGTCAAGTGACTTACGAGTTCGGTAGGCTTGATAATTTCATCAAAGGGAAGGACAAAGAACGGGTCCTGGAATTGCGCAGACAACTGGCCACATTTGATGCTTTGAAGCCTCCACCGTTGCCTGTGGCGTTTGCCGTCAGTGATGTGGGGCCGAAAGCAGCGGAAGTCTTTATTCCTAAGCGGCCAGACAACTTAATTGATCCTGGATTCATTACAATTCTGGACGAACAGCCCGCGAAGATTGTACCGAGTGCGCAATCAACTGGTAGACGCACCGCATTGGCAAAATGGCTCACGAGCCCTGAGAACCCCTTAACCTCGAGAGTGATTGTCAACCGTCTATGGCAACAGCACTTTGGTAAGGGATTAGCGGTCAACAGCAGCGATTTTGGTAAACTGGGTGAAGCACCATCACATCCTGAGTTGCTGGATTGGCTTGCCAGCGAATTAATGAACCCCACAGTGGGGCAACATGGGAACCCAAAACCATGGTCATTAAAGCACATTCATCGTTTGATGGTTACCAGTGCTGCGTACCAACGTAGTGCTGAGCACGCGAACATGGAATCTGCACGAAAAATCGATCCGGAAAATCGCTACATCTGGACTCGCACCGTTCAGCGGATGGATGCGGAACAGATACGCGATTCCTTCCTGGCAGTTACCGGGGAATTAACCGATAAAACTGGTGGCCCAGGTGCCGCCGCAACTGTGCCATGTCGGACAATTTATACCAAGACACTGCGGAACCAGCGAAACCCGCTTCTTGATGTATTCGACGCACCATTTTGGTTCAGTAGTTCGTCTTCAAGAGATACCACCACCACGCCTGTTCAATCACTGTATTTATTCAATAGCCAATATCTGTTGCAACGCTCAAAAGCATTTTCTGCACGACTCCAGCGTGAGGAGCCCAGTAATGAAGAAGCCAGAATCGATGCTGCCTATCGACTGGCATTTGGGCGTGCTGCGACATCTGAAGAAATTGCAATTGGCAAACAGTTTCTGGCAGCCCAACAGGCACGCATTCAACCTGAAAAAACAGAATCTGCCGAAGCCAAATTTGAAGCAGGTAAAATCCCATTTCGAGATGGACAGGCTGCCGATGTGAAACTCAACGGTAAAGCGGGATTTGAAGTACCCCACCACGCCGTGTTACCTGAGAAAGATTTCACGCTCGAAGCATACATTTACCCACGAACAATTGCAGAAACAGGTACTGTGCGGACTATTATCTCCAAATGGGCGGGTAATAATCAACAACCTGGTTGGGCGTTCGGCATCACAGGTAAAAAATCGCGTCGGAAGCCACAAACCCTCGTTCTGCAGATGATCGGCAAGCACCGCGATGGTTCGTTTGGTGAAGAGGCACTCTTTTCTGATCAGCATATCGCACTGAACAAGCCATATTATGTGGCTGTCAGCTTTCGGCTGGCCACGAAAGAGCAAGCAGGTGAAGCGGTATTTTTTGTGAAGGATTTATCTAACGACGATGAGCAATTAGGCAGTGTGAAACTGCCCGTGGTCACCACTGGTGGGATAGCAAACAATCTGCCAGTGGCGATTGGCTCACGAAAGGGCGCGGGATTTGATGGCTTGTTAGATGAAGTGCGAATATCGAACAAAGCTCTCGTTAATGAAGAACTTCTCTTTTTGAAAGAAGCGGTCTCCAACAACACTGTCGGGCACTGGTCTTTTGAACCGAAACCAAACTTGTTCCACGACCTAACTTCAAATCAGTTGCACATCCGTGCTGTGGGTAGTTCCAGTAATGCACCCGCGAACTTGTCATTAGCAGCCTGGAACGATTATTGTCACGTTCTGCTGAACGCCAGCGAGTTTTTCTACATCAAGTAA
- a CDS encoding mucoidy inhibitor MuiA family protein codes for MKMVYLWCSTATVVLANVLFAADPPLKPTDSTIVAVTVYQSTALVTREVTVPAGQGVQEIMITPMPSQILPSSIYAEGNQDTRILSARFRSRAVFQDTREEVRKLESQLAELQTNNAKLLGELEEIKMFLALLSKMETFSTATMLQLTEKGALKSEEIITLANYINENRSKKLKEQVTVQQKVDELKKEIQFVQRQLSEKSGGFSRTERDAVIILEKKNNAAGKVRLSYLVEGVSWRPQYKFRAGKDKEVVLVEYLAGVQQNSGEDWNNVDVTLSTAQPMLNAAPPDLLALNLQVTSHQIVVNNFGKDGKPTSPGFNLPGGPSPQPNLPPGAYRELLDQQSRTFRQQSVDNYNKRDEKKAGELANSAAAVEQFRDLVAGQEEVKKQLEGAVGTSDEGPSVTYHLDRKLSIPSRNDALVVEITRLELMPEYFYKAVPVLTQNVYRLANLVNKSEIVLLAGDATMYQGSDFVGQSQLPLIAIGKPFTVGFGVDPQLQVTRKLMNKTQTTQGGNQVLTFDYQILLQSYKTAPVTLQVWDRLPKAESSSIAVTMVSQTPALSKDAIYERDDRSRNLLRWDIVVNPENHGDKPVLVDYSYKLEFDKNVNLGSTIGK; via the coding sequence ATGAAAATGGTCTACTTGTGGTGCAGCACCGCAACAGTTGTGCTTGCCAATGTGCTCTTTGCCGCAGATCCTCCACTTAAGCCAACGGATAGCACCATCGTTGCTGTCACGGTCTATCAATCCACGGCACTGGTCACGCGGGAAGTGACTGTACCAGCGGGGCAGGGGGTGCAGGAAATCATGATTACACCCATGCCCAGTCAGATTTTACCCAGTTCGATTTATGCCGAAGGAAACCAGGACACTCGAATTTTGTCTGCTCGGTTTCGCAGTCGTGCGGTGTTTCAGGATACGCGGGAAGAAGTGCGGAAACTGGAATCCCAGCTTGCAGAATTGCAAACCAATAATGCCAAACTCCTCGGTGAGTTGGAAGAAATAAAAATGTTTCTGGCATTGTTGAGCAAAATGGAAACTTTCAGCACCGCCACCATGTTGCAATTAACCGAAAAAGGGGCCTTAAAAAGTGAAGAAATTATCACACTTGCCAATTACATTAATGAGAATCGTTCCAAGAAATTGAAAGAACAAGTTACTGTTCAGCAAAAAGTCGACGAATTGAAAAAGGAAATTCAATTTGTGCAAAGACAATTATCTGAAAAATCAGGTGGTTTCAGCCGCACAGAACGGGATGCGGTCATCATTCTGGAAAAGAAAAATAATGCAGCTGGCAAGGTTCGGTTAAGTTATCTGGTAGAAGGTGTCAGTTGGCGCCCACAATACAAGTTCCGAGCAGGTAAAGATAAAGAAGTGGTGTTAGTGGAGTACCTGGCAGGTGTGCAGCAGAACAGTGGCGAAGATTGGAACAATGTGGATGTGACACTTTCTACCGCACAACCAATGCTGAATGCAGCACCCCCGGATTTGTTGGCGTTAAATCTGCAGGTGACTTCACATCAGATTGTAGTGAACAATTTTGGCAAAGATGGCAAACCTACCTCACCTGGCTTTAATCTGCCTGGTGGGCCAAGCCCACAACCAAACTTGCCTCCTGGTGCTTATCGCGAGCTACTGGACCAACAATCCCGCACATTTCGTCAGCAATCGGTGGATAACTACAACAAGCGGGACGAAAAGAAGGCTGGTGAATTAGCCAATTCTGCAGCAGCAGTGGAACAATTCCGCGATCTGGTGGCTGGGCAGGAAGAAGTGAAAAAACAATTAGAAGGTGCAGTGGGAACTTCCGATGAAGGGCCCAGCGTTACCTATCACCTGGACCGTAAACTTTCAATTCCCAGCCGAAATGATGCCTTGGTGGTAGAAATCACCCGCCTGGAACTGATGCCGGAATACTTTTACAAAGCGGTTCCTGTGCTGACCCAAAACGTTTACCGACTGGCAAACCTGGTCAACAAGAGCGAAATCGTACTGCTGGCTGGTGATGCCACGATGTATCAGGGGAGTGATTTTGTGGGCCAATCCCAGTTACCTCTGATTGCCATCGGCAAACCATTTACTGTGGGCTTTGGAGTTGATCCTCAGCTTCAGGTTACCCGCAAACTCATGAATAAAACCCAGACAACCCAGGGCGGTAACCAGGTGTTGACCTTTGATTACCAGATCCTGCTGCAAAGTTACAAGACTGCACCCGTCACCTTACAAGTGTGGGACCGATTGCCGAAGGCAGAATCCTCTTCCATCGCGGTAACGATGGTCAGCCAGACGCCCGCACTCAGCAAAGATGCAATCTATGAACGAGATGATCGCTCACGGAATTTGCTTCGCTGGGATATTGTGGTGAATCCAGAAAACCATGGCGATAAACCGGTACTGGTTGATTATTCCTACAAACTGGAATTCGATAAAAACGTCAACCTGGGCAGCACGATTGGCAAGTAA
- a CDS encoding DUF1559 domain-containing protein: MANFSSRRSGFTLIELLVVIAIIAILIGLLLPAVQKVREAANRSKCSNNLKQIGIALHAHHDGLGYLPKGCSPSDQDNTAWGLSWKVYLLPYMEQDNVYNRFQHTTASGYTNANNMAVVNRFVVPNYRCPSSTLPEFYATSNNAGSIQMFTSYTGIAGSTLDTPLNTGGHGSGSGGGSLFQNSKINFSAITDGTSNTIIVGEQSDHLRDANNQPITGSYSAITSQGPHGWTMGTNNTAVGTANTERHFNCTTVAYQINQRGLPNSGGTSHNTGRNIPLSSGHTGGVNVAMGDGSVRFLKSSTALATLQMLCSRADGLVIPEN, from the coding sequence ATGGCGAATTTTTCCTCTCGACGATCAGGCTTTACCCTGATTGAGCTACTGGTTGTCATTGCAATTATTGCAATTCTCATTGGGCTTTTATTGCCAGCTGTGCAGAAAGTACGCGAAGCGGCCAATCGGTCGAAGTGTTCCAATAATCTGAAACAAATTGGCATTGCGTTACATGCTCACCACGATGGATTGGGTTACTTACCGAAAGGTTGTTCCCCATCAGATCAGGATAACACTGCATGGGGTCTCTCCTGGAAAGTGTACCTGTTACCTTACATGGAGCAGGATAACGTTTACAACCGCTTTCAACACACCACTGCTAGTGGTTACACAAACGCAAACAACATGGCTGTAGTAAATCGCTTTGTAGTACCAAATTATCGCTGTCCCTCTTCAACGTTACCAGAGTTTTACGCAACTTCCAACAATGCAGGTTCGATTCAGATGTTCACATCGTACACTGGAATTGCGGGTTCGACTTTGGATACTCCGCTAAACACTGGTGGTCACGGGTCAGGCAGCGGCGGGGGAAGTTTGTTTCAGAATAGCAAGATCAATTTTTCAGCAATTACTGATGGCACCAGTAACACGATTATTGTGGGTGAGCAAAGTGATCATCTACGTGATGCGAATAACCAACCCATCACAGGCAGCTATTCAGCGATCACCAGCCAGGGCCCCCACGGCTGGACAATGGGTACAAATAACACTGCTGTCGGTACAGCTAATACCGAACGGCATTTTAACTGCACGACTGTCGCATATCAGATCAACCAGCGTGGACTACCAAATTCAGGTGGGACCAGTCACAACACTGGTCGAAATATTCCTTTATCATCTGGTCATACAGGTGGGGTCAACGTCGCCATGGGAGATGGTTCCGTCCGCTTTTTGAAAAGCTCAACTGCTTTGGCTACCTTGCAGATGTTGTGTAGCCGAGCCGATGGTCTGGTAATTCCAGAAAATTAA
- a CDS encoding aspartate kinase, producing the protein MSIVVQKFGGTSVANAERITSAARRAIRAKHDGNRVVVVVSARGDTTDDLIALASEISDNPPAREMDMLLATGEQISIALMAMAIQQLGEAAVSFTGIQVGIRTDSSHTKARIKAIDTDKMLRALESDNIVIVAGFQGVDEQSNITTLGRGGSDTTAVALAAALKLAGNAVACEIYTDVDGVYTTDPRLIAEARKMDAICYDEMLELASMGAGVMHSRAIEFAKKYDVPLMVRSAFTDVVGTWIVPEANWMTTFPACGAALAKDEVRVFLESLPDRPGVSHRIFEAIAEASIAVDMIGQSVGSGGKACIGFTLLRNDLNKTLITIRPIIDELGGVIATVEDVAKVSVVGAGMPHFPGIAEKMFAALADEKINVKMITTGEIKITVLVAREDGPKALKSVHSAFELESPRTGAGVETDISDHASTTLHPHRGDPAELAVALARLSGMEDIVVSGVKLDASYGRITVFGLPDLPGNCSRVFEAIASDGILVDMIVQNLTGPDHAELSFTVPKTDLEKALQCTRTVMSEINPQATVVGVGEIAILFVHGVGMRTHTGVARKMFEALASQGINIVMINTSEICISVVVDAKFGDLAHSCIRTAFGLGNG; encoded by the coding sequence ATGTCGATCGTCGTGCAGAAATTCGGGGGAACCAGTGTTGCCAATGCAGAACGGATTACCAGTGCAGCAAGAAGAGCAATTCGGGCTAAACATGACGGCAATCGCGTAGTGGTGGTGGTCAGTGCGAGAGGTGATACTACGGATGATCTGATTGCCCTAGCAAGTGAAATCAGCGATAATCCACCTGCACGTGAAATGGATATGCTGCTGGCCACCGGCGAACAGATTTCGATTGCTCTGATGGCGATGGCAATCCAGCAATTAGGGGAAGCGGCAGTCAGTTTTACCGGTATTCAGGTGGGCATCCGAACCGATTCGTCTCATACGAAAGCTCGAATAAAGGCGATTGACACGGATAAAATGTTGCGTGCTCTCGAGTCAGATAACATCGTGATCGTGGCAGGCTTTCAAGGGGTTGATGAGCAGTCAAATATCACCACTCTCGGACGAGGAGGATCAGATACCACCGCCGTGGCACTGGCAGCCGCACTCAAATTGGCTGGAAATGCTGTTGCATGCGAAATTTACACCGATGTCGATGGTGTTTACACAACCGACCCCCGGTTAATTGCTGAAGCACGTAAAATGGATGCCATCTGTTACGATGAAATGCTGGAATTAGCCAGTATGGGTGCAGGTGTCATGCATTCTCGTGCGATCGAGTTTGCCAAAAAATATGATGTCCCCCTGATGGTGAGAAGCGCATTTACCGATGTGGTGGGAACCTGGATCGTTCCAGAAGCCAACTGGATGACCACCTTCCCCGCCTGTGGTGCAGCACTTGCAAAAGACGAAGTTCGGGTTTTTCTGGAAAGTCTGCCCGATCGGCCAGGTGTCAGCCACCGGATTTTTGAAGCAATCGCCGAAGCTAGCATTGCAGTTGACATGATTGGCCAAAGTGTTGGTTCTGGTGGGAAAGCTTGCATTGGTTTCACGTTGCTCCGAAATGATCTGAATAAAACTCTGATCACCATTCGACCTATTATCGATGAATTAGGTGGGGTGATTGCAACAGTTGAAGATGTTGCCAAAGTATCGGTGGTGGGTGCAGGAATGCCGCATTTTCCAGGTATTGCGGAAAAAATGTTTGCTGCACTGGCAGATGAAAAAATAAATGTAAAGATGATCACCACGGGCGAAATTAAAATTACCGTTTTGGTGGCAAGAGAAGATGGCCCAAAGGCCCTGAAATCGGTGCATTCGGCTTTTGAGCTGGAATCCCCTCGCACTGGTGCTGGTGTGGAAACTGACATCAGCGATCACGCTAGCACTACTTTGCATCCCCACCGTGGTGATCCGGCAGAACTTGCCGTAGCGTTGGCACGGTTATCAGGTATGGAAGATATTGTTGTCAGTGGGGTAAAACTGGATGCCTCCTACGGGCGAATTACCGTTTTTGGCCTGCCTGATCTGCCCGGTAACTGCTCCCGAGTCTTTGAAGCGATCGCTTCAGATGGTATCCTGGTGGATATGATTGTCCAGAACCTTACTGGGCCAGACCATGCCGAGTTATCCTTTACAGTTCCGAAAACGGATCTCGAGAAGGCACTGCAGTGTACACGAACTGTGATGAGCGAGATAAATCCCCAAGCTACTGTTGTTGGAGTGGGTGAAATTGCCATCCTGTTTGTTCATGGTGTCGGAATGCGTACTCACACAGGTGTGGCACGAAAAATGTTCGAAGCGCTGGCGTCACAAGGAATCAATATTGTGATGATCAATACCAGCGAAATCTGTATCAGTGTTGTCGTGGATGCAAAATTCGGTGATTTGGCACATTCCTGCATCCGAACTGCATTTGGCCTGGGTAATGGATAA